A stretch of the Archaeoglobus neptunius genome encodes the following:
- a CDS encoding NAD-dependent epimerase/dehydratase family protein, producing MAVLITGGSGFLGRFIAERFREVVILDLKRPKKGVFEFGSVTSWPDIVRVFKNHDIEGVVHAAAELSVKAEKSHADTFRTNVEGTLNVLEACRLFDVEKIVFTSSHSVYGPKSQQPLNEYSFRDPTTFYGATKACSEIVGCYYNYTYGLDFRAVRFPILIGPFRGGMGASVTFSSFIDDVFFGRSPVIRLPPETRLPVLYVRDAADFIVKFYEKNIVSSPLFNAGGIALSIEQMVRAVKNFYPEFEPVYDYGEEEKRIAETWTFMTLMAEKSGILDRYRKNEELGWEIRWDSPEKIVRDHLKTLEVGV from the coding sequence ATGGCAGTACTTATAACTGGCGGTTCCGGATTTCTCGGCAGGTTCATAGCCGAAAGATTTAGAGAGGTGGTCATACTCGACCTGAAGAGGCCGAAAAAGGGCGTATTCGAGTTCGGAAGTGTGACTTCGTGGCCCGATATTGTCCGGGTTTTTAAAAACCACGACATTGAAGGAGTGGTTCATGCCGCTGCGGAACTTTCAGTGAAGGCTGAAAAAAGCCATGCTGACACCTTTAGGACAAATGTAGAGGGGACACTTAACGTTTTAGAAGCGTGTAGACTGTTTGACGTCGAAAAAATTGTATTCACAAGCAGTCATTCGGTTTACGGACCGAAAAGTCAGCAACCCCTGAATGAATACTCATTTCGGGATCCCACAACATTCTACGGTGCTACCAAAGCATGTTCGGAGATTGTAGGTTGCTACTACAATTATACGTACGGCCTCGACTTCAGAGCGGTAAGGTTCCCGATCCTCATTGGCCCGTTCAGAGGTGGAATGGGAGCGAGTGTTACATTCTCTTCCTTCATTGACGACGTCTTTTTTGGAAGAAGTCCCGTAATAAGACTCCCGCCTGAAACCAGACTACCAGTCCTGTACGTCAGGGATGCTGCAGATTTTATTGTAAAATTTTACGAGAAAAACATCGTCTCGAGCCCGTTATTCAATGCTGGAGGTATCGCTCTGTCAATCGAGCAGATGGTCAGGGCGGTAAAGAATTTTTACCCTGAATTTGAGCCTGTTTACGATTACGGCGAGGAGGAGAAGAGAATTGCAGAAACCTGGACATTCATGACTCTTATGGCAGAAAAATCCGGAATACTTGACAGATACAGAAAAAACGAGGAGCTTGGATGGGAGATCAGATGGGATAGTCCGGAAAAGATCGTAAGGGATCACTTAAAGACTCTGGAGGTGGGAGTTTGA